The following DNA comes from Malania oleifera isolate guangnan ecotype guangnan chromosome 12, ASM2987363v1, whole genome shotgun sequence.
tagtgtgaatatttgtatgtatgttgatactctgggtattgtattctgactgatatgtgtatattgtcttccgctgttaggttgaatataataaaatactttttacccggtacctaatgcgggtcgggttgtatgaatggtactaggattgttgacgtggccgatttgtagatgttgtggatttatgacgtgattatttattattattaaaaaaaattgtacaaaaatcagggcgtcacaatcctcacacatgtcaacttGCACTGACTGTGGATtactcaattttttctttgagtGCACCACCCTAAGTCCCTTCTCGcttatgtgaccaagtcgttggtgccagatgttgctgtcgtcatttcctaCAACaattgaaatagacatggaggcattggaggttagaaaaagtgttccacttttcttacctcgcgcaatcgttagtacaccctttgaaactttccattcatcgccaatgaatttcgtcgtgtatccctcatttgccagctgaccaactgagatcaaattcttcctcaggtctggaatatacctgacatcctttaACTTCCATACTGACtcatttatattgatcttcacaacccCCTTGCCTGTTATGTCGctaggttgatcgttgccaaggtacacattactaaaattacctggtgtgtactcctctaggcaatctctacagcatgtggcatgaaattaGGCTTCGGaatctaagacccaagactcctacttgctctccaaagagcatatcaacatctcatcattcttggaagcaatatttgcttctgtctttgcctttgtctcgaattctttcttctgactcctgcattggttcttgtaatgaccagtctttccacagttccagcactcaataacttttgtgctctgagAACctatgtcctgagtacctctgggattttcGGATTTAAACCGTCTAGGCCTAGATCttccgcggttgtttgatcgtccatgcctgtttcctctgccttgactctccatgttcaaggctgaactcgaattggagctatggttcggctgcattcttatttcctccgtcaaaatcatgctgatgacctcatcgtatacaagcttcgattttcctgtgGAGCTATTGATGACAGTGACAACACCATTCCAATATttaggcaactgactgagaatcaatagagcccgaatctcattatcaaacgttatcccaacagaggcgagttgatcagacaattcattaaaattattcagatgcctgctgaaactctcacctgcagacatgttcatTGTAAAttgtcttttcatgagatgtacttTGTTTGtagctgaaggctgctcgtacatatcagagagcgcatccatcagagacttggtggatgttatatgcttgatattgaatgccacaaatttcgacaacgtcattctgatggctccgagggtttttcgatcaagcaactcccactcgtcctcgttcatggatgttggcttacccttcaacggtaagtgcaatttcttcccaaacaaataatcttctatctgcatcttctagaaactgAAATTATTCTcgttgaacattttgatttttgagccCTTTCATTTGACATCTAGATttgctaatctagagatggaattagctcaaatggatagtacGGTTGGATCCAgaacgatcgaaaaccctagaaatggttcaattcGCTCAAAAAATAGGCCTAAAACGATTTCGAAAAGTtcagtcaaagtttggtcaaacttGTTCAAGCTTGCTGACGTGGTGGTGCTGATGTGGCACAATGAAGTGGCAGAGATGGGCCCACCTAATGATGTGGCGCTGACATGGCTGGTATAGACCTACTGATGACGCGGCAGCTGCCCACAGATGACATGGCAGTACCTGCTGACGTGGCGCCTCTGCCGACATTGGATGCTGAGCGAAGGGCCAAACTCGGGTCTGAGTGTCTTGTTGGTTTGGGTCGGGTCGAGGTGGAGCGGGTGAAGAAGACGTGTGCAACGTGTGCAGCGCGTGAGGGACTGTTTGCAGGGCCGTGCCCGGCTCGTTGAGAGGCGTCTTGCTCCGGTAAGACGTGTGGAGGCGCGTGAGATCTCTACAGAACTCTGTTTGAGCTCCGGCTTGAACCCTTCTCTTCGTCTCGGCGAGCTGAATGCAATGGTGGCCTTAAAACGCAGTTTTAATCTACTGGACAGAGTTCTGAATTTCGGAATCACTTCCAATCTGGCTTTTTTtgctccaaccgggctctgataccacttgttaggaaccttaGAGCATTTAGATCAAAGTGACACTaagattttaacgtggttcggtcaataacgacctacttCCATGGAGCACATACTAAGTAATCACTATCTCAccggaaaatattacaattctctctctctctctctctctctctctctctctctctctctctctctctctctctctctctctctctttttttcttcctcccttcttcctctctgctctctccgAGCTTCTCACACTTCTACACTCTCTCTATGCTGTGCaatacatcttccacagccctccttttataggcttagaatttaaattataattaaatgaaATCAATACAAATTGGAAGTTATAAAGAAGAGTTTAATGGAGAGATTGATGAAGAGATAATTTCCACTGCATTTCTGACTCAGCAACGCGTTGTCtcctggctccatctctaacagtCCCAACAAATATTCGATAAAGATTCATGTCATAGTGATCTGAAAAATTTTAAACTGGCTGCCAACAACTTAATGCAAGTCTCCTCCTTTATCCGAGCTTGGGACCGACTATATGTGAAAAAattataacattaaataaatCACAAACGGAGTTATATGAGATCTCATATGTGTGCGTGTATTGATTGGGTTATAAAATTGTGACTCAAATTgaataagaaaatgatattataCGTTCAAACATTAATATATCATGTTGAATCATATGAAGATACTGTCAACTGTTGGAAGTTCATCACGAATTGAAGCTGAGGATTGTGAAAAGAAAGGCTACTTTTTGCTGCCATTAATCCACCATCATTTGCTGTGTgggaaatatatatttatatagagaGAATACAAATAAAAGGGCCTTAATTCTAAGTTTCAAGCTTAAACTCGGGCAACAGTCAATAACTTTCATGCGCCTTTGGGGTATATTAAAACAAAGGCATTTGAAAAAGCACACACGGGGATTTATGAGTGCCCATCTGATGATTTACATGAGTTCCCCACTTCTAAGTGCGTATCGGGATGGATGTTAATTATTTCTAATTTTATTACTGAGAGCATAAATTTTAGAGTTTCCATCTAAATTTTGTATAGGTTTAGATCAAATGTAATATACATTAAAAATTATATGGATTTTTTTCAAGTACATATAAAGCTAAATCCAAAATTCGACATTCACTTTCTCAAAtgctatttaaaagaaaaagaaagcataTTATTCATGATATATTGGTAATAGTAAAATTAGTTTGTCCCTACAAATTTTGAATGGTattttctaaaaaagaactaTGTATGTTTACGTAGTTTTaagaaatataattaatgcatcaataattttacaatatatatttttctaaaaaaaaagcTAATTGAATGGAAGCTAAGCCTGTGCCCATTTGCTTTCAATGACCAATGAAAGTGTAGGTCCAATGCTTTGTTCACGCACAGCTTCGGAATGAGTTCGGAATTACCTTTGCACTTTATGTTCCAACCTAGTAATTATACGGCTGTGCGAGAATCTAAATattaatcaaaataataataatcatactaGTAATAAAATTACGTACATTGAAAAAGGTCCATGAGGAAAAGAACATCTCCATCTTTCGCGCTTTTGATCTTCACTTGATCTCATACATTATATGCGTCGTCAGTACGAAGCTCAGAATCACCCTCAGCTTTAGACAGCGGCAATGAAGGTGGGAACAAAACCAAGCTCCCTTGCCCCTGAGAAGTcaaagaggaggaagaagaagaggcgCTGTTCAAGTAGGTGGATGCAAACCCTAATCTCACATCCTTCCCAAGTGCATGTTCCTGATCATGAGCCCTCCGATCCCCTTTCCCAACAACTGAGGTCAGCGCCTCCGCCAGCGCCGATCGGAAACTCTGGTTCCGTGCAATTTCTTGGGATGCAGCTTCAATGGCCTCCGCCAAGGAATGTTGGGATGGAGAGACCCGCAGCTCCTTTTTTGGCATGTATTCAGAAGGTTCATGCAGTGGCTGCTTTCCGAGATTTGGGGGCCTCTTGGTGTAGGACAGTCTCCTACAAGTAGTAGGGTAGTGCTGATGCTGATAAGGGGCCCAAGGTGTTTGTAGGGTGCTACTGGTACTAGAAAGGCTGATTGAAGGGAAGAATGAGGTAGATGGGGTACTGGTGAGATCAAGAGTGATGGTTGGGTGTGAGTGGGAGTGTGCAGGTATGGTGGCGGGGTTGGGGAAGTAGAGTGGCGCAAATTGTGaacttagtggattttgggaGAGAGTGGTAGAGAAGGACGGTGTTGGCGGCAGCGGTGGCGGCGTGGTGGTTGAtattgttgaagattaaacttgaagaccggcagcccacctccattgaagaccggcagcccaccgttgtggacattggagatttgcaggcaacctactccacctaccagcccaccgctattgaagatttgcacccaccattgttgattagttgatttctataattactataaatagctgagttgtgtgtgagtaaatatgagcaatgtggtgtgtgagagagattagccagtgagccgtgagagagatttttaattcctctgtaatttattttcagattgaaatatacttgtttggtatttatcctcactgagtttcagccaCAACCAGTGGctgagtgctcctctccacccatcagtggtatcagagcgtctagGTACGCCGGAATTCACCAAACAGAGGTGAACAGAGAAAAAATTCAAGTTTCTtcccagttttgaagttgctccaaatatcaaattgagcctaccattgtACAATTCAgctcgagacgattccaacggtgaaaaTCACGTCTCAAACGGACACAGGGAGATCTCCCACGCGCCCCCACGCGCCTCCCACGTAAGCACCGTTCTTCCCACGCGCCGGCAGGACTCCGGCGACCGCGACACGCGcctgcacgcgtcttcctcgcccgattggcgagatccTACCCGCAAAGCGACCCGCGACCCGGATCTACGACCCGCGACCCGGTCAGCGACCCGCGTGCCAAACCCGCAACCCGGATCCGTGAACGAGGTCCGACCCGCCTCCAACCCGCTCCTAAGCGCCGACACGCGGCGCACCCAGAAAGCGCCACGTGGCCTAACGGAGGGGTTAACGCCGTTTAAaggccgttaagttaaaccggttagttcaaaaattcaccagaattttcctataaccggttcagtgatttttagaccggttctttgcaaaccaaaaccggttcctaaggtttttcaatcttctgaatttattggtggcattagatttaccgaaatcagcccccatttctctattttttatatattgaattcgatggctaacggtactatccaatcggtcattccaaaattgacccgagagaattatgacaactggtcgattcaaatgagagcccttctaggttctcaggatgtcatggatatcgttgaagatgggtacagagaaagcccatcaaaagaagccgaagcagctatgcccgaagctcaaagaacgaccttgcgagccgatcgaaagaaagattgcaaggcaaaatccataatctaccaaggccttgatgagaccACGTTCGAGATCATCGCCTCCgcaaagacatctaaagaagtttgggactctctccatcgaacacacaaaggtgcagataaagtaaaaaagattcgtcttcagacattgcgaggtgagttcgaatctctcaaaatgaagtctactgaatccatttcagactactatacacgagtaatggtagtatcaaatcaattaagaagaaatggagaaattctcaatgacgagagaatttgtgaaaaaattttgcgatctttagatccaaaatatgattatatagctgtgaccctggaagaaacaaaagacttggaaacaatgtctgtagaagaacttgtgggctcactccaagcccatgagcaaaaagtcaatagaagtaGTGATGATAAAGCAatggagcaagctctccaaacgaagttgtccctcactacagatagatacgacaaaggggggacgtcacaacaaggaagaggacgagaccgaggatctcgtggaagaaattctggaaattttaactccagagaaggtggcagaggcagaagaggtcccactagaggaggacgaaatcaacagagctatgtcccacaaggcagaggacaaggaagaagaggaggatataataatcgctcgaatatagacaaaagaaacattcaatgctataattgtcacaagtatggacactatagcaatgaatgttgggggcgacaacacgAAAAGGTTAGTgaggaggccaaccttgccgaaactgatcatgcagatggagagtcgttgatgctgatggcacacaatgcaactcctcaggaccaaagcgtttggtaccttgattctggagccagcaaccatatgactggcagaaagaacctattctttgaacttgatgagaaagttcagggggagatatctTTCGGAGATAATTCTAAAATTgcagtccaagggagaggagatgttttgatcaaacagaagtctggagatcatgcttacatctccaacgtctactatgtgccagccatgaagactaatatacttagtctcggacagctcgtggagagaggctatcgaattagcctcagtgataagcagatggtgataatagatgctcgaggaaagcttgttactcgagttcaaatggcaaagaatcgaatgtttccgctcgccatccaacatgatacgccaaggtgtttgagcgctatcatcaaagacaaagactggctatggcatctaaggtatgggcatctaaactttgaaagtttgaaacaattgggaagcaagaagatggtgaaaggcttaccaaatatccatcatccaaatgtgatatgtgaaagctgtattttgagcaagcaacatagaaacagctttggaaagcaaaccgactggagatcaactatgccgctccaactaatacacacagatgtgtgtggtccactaagaccattttcaaatggacagaatcgatacttcctcacctttattgacgactacagcaggaagacctgggtctacttcttgaaaaggaagtcagaggtattcgataagttcaaagagttcaaaactcttgtggagaaacagagtggcttccgcatcaagtcactccggtcagaccaaggaggagagtacaaagacgaagctttcctggaattccttagacaacaaggaattcagaaacagttcacaccatcatacactccccagttgaatggtgtagctgaaaggaagaaccgcacaatccttaacatggctagaagcatgttaaaggataagaatgtgcccaagagtttttgggcagaagcagtgttatgtgcagtctatctgctcaataggtgtccgacgaagagtcttaatacaaagacaccatatgaagcctggagtactcacaagcccagtgtgagtcatcttagggtgtttggctccatagcctacgccaagatcccagaagcaagaaggacaaagctggatgataaaggagagaagtgtatccttgtaggatacggcgatagcaccatgggatatcgactctacaatcccatcaacaagaaagtctttcatagccgggatgtcatctttgaagaaaatgaatcctggaaatgggaccaggttgaatgttccaaagatgcggaattgacacttgaagtagaagaacctacacagacaaaaGAAGTGGttatcgagccacaaattcctgagctgcagacacctccacatggttcaccacagaggaatgaagctccatcaccaattgagcgtgaaatctcagacatgagacctagaggagctcgaaatctagccgatctgtatgaaaatacagaaccaatggaagaatatattgctctaaactgcctgttgctaactagcgacccaattagctttgagaaagctaacgaagaaaacaaatggagaaaaatgatggatgagaagatacaatccatcaagaagaacaagacttgggagttgacaaatctcctgaagagccacaaaactattggtgtaaaatgggtctacaagaccaagaagaacactcaaagagaagtccagagatacaaagcaaaacatgtcaccaagggttacaggaagaaagaaatgaaattgatatcttgcagaacgtatgatcagattgctgacattttcacaaaaccactcagacatgatatttttgcaagactgaagacaatgctcggaatgacaaaattaggagagtcaagtttaaggggggatgttgaagattaaacttgaagaccggcagcccacctccattgaagaccggcagcccaccgttgtggacattggagatttgcaggcaacctactccacctaccagcccaccgctattgaagatttgcacccaccattgttgattagttgatttctataattactataaatagctgagttgtgtgtgagtaaatatgagcaatgtggtgtgtgagagagattagccagtgagccgtgagagagatttttaattcctctgtaatttattttcagattgaaatatacttgtttggtatttatcctcactgagtttcagccaCAACCAGTGGctgagtgctcctctccacccatcagatATTGAGGCTGCAGAGTGAAGCATGGAAGCAGCTGCAGAAGTGGTGGCAGCCATGGCAGTGGCTAAAGTGGGAAGTGGGTGGTTGTGGGTTCCTTCATAGGTTGCGATCAAGATGGACATGTCTTCTGTACATCTTTGTACCTGATtgaatgatattgatattaattagaaatataaataaattaatcaatacttgtcaaaaacatttttttatttgaGAAAGAATCAAATATGCAATTAGAGATTATAAGTGCTTTGAGCTATGAAGCACAAATGTAAGAATGGGGAAATGAGTATATTCCTGCAACATTTGGAGAGTGTTTAATGAGTTTTCATTGTTGAAGTATATATGTTGTGAAAATGATTGATGCATGTCTTGATAGTTGTATTCCAGGTGATGATATTATATTCTAGCCAGACATACACATGAGCATGAAATTGATCATGTGATTGTGAGACCCAACCTCCCATGTGTACTCTTGGTGGAACACTACCTGAAATGCAATTGTCTTATTATTGAAGCATCCAATGTTGTTGATTTCATTCAAAATCAACCATGACCTAGAAATCATTGGATGttgatttcatttcattccttttctAACCCATTCTATTTCGTAAACCAAACACGATGTAAAAGGTTATTTACTTTCCTTGAATGCTTCTAGGATTaggttttcatattttatatttttctacaTAAATGGTGCACCACCACTAATGACCATGAACTCCACCTACTTTTGTCAAAAGATTGATTCACACTAAAGTTTAAAATAGGATAAACTAATTATAAGGGAAGACCTCTACATGTAAGATTTGTCAACCATTAATACAGACTGTCACATATTTCTAGATTAAATTTTGATAGCACTTCAATGGTTTCAAATACTAAAACTATACCACATGATATGTGGATTGCAAATGCTATTTGGAGGAATTGTCCCTTTATAGCATTTCTTGTTTAGACTTGTTTAACATATtctgtaggatttatatcccaaaggatatgtcccacatgaatgatatgggtcccacatgtagggtatgtgtcccatatgataaggatatgaattaatgaTTGTATGAGTTAACTAAAGGGTTaacttatttaatatgagaaattaatggtggaagtttgaagagattcctatgcatatatatatatatatatatatatatatatatatatatatatatatatatatatatattagctagTATTATGAGGAGTAGCTATAAGGGCATGTTATACATCAAGTTAAGTTCTAAGAGTAGGAAAAGAGAgttaaagaagagaaaggaaaagttaAGCTCATAAGCTCTAAGGGATTAGCTACATGGTGATGTTAACTGTAAAGAAAAGATATGAAGAAAGGAAttgttctctctcttcctctacttctctaatcatcaggagatcTCATAGATTTGGTGAAAGAAtgaaagagaaagaggaaaagtgggagaaacAATTTTTTCGAATTCTCCCGGTGTTCTTCTGGATAGGTTCGATATGGTCGATTCTggtatgtaaagtttatagtttatgatttatttattttcccgcATAAAGGTTATTGATGTAAAGTTCGTGATAATTGAAGATTCTTGGCTGCGCTGCAgtaaatttatgaaaattatcctaaaaataataataatagcatctgaaaattttattacatgtggtatcagagccaagttcgAAATTATCACGATCTTCCTTTCATGATAAAGATTGTTTTTTTTAACCCCTTACAATCTTGTTATGGGTTAGTGTGAAAATTTGTGTTCATGATATTTTCTAGAATCGAACTGAAGAATTCATATGATAAATGATTCCtaaaaatatatgtgatatttgatGGATTTATGAGGTTTTTGttggtttgaaaattttcttatatgtggaccgttgacggttttctccTGTATAGTGATATTAAAGTACGGCTGCTGAATGATATGCAcgcaaataattttattataacttGATTAATAATAGAACATTCACATGTAATGCATACATAAGTTAGagaattttacatgaaagcaAGTTAGTAAAATTTTTATATTGGGGAATTGATTATCTACTATAAATTATGGATAAATTTTGTTGAATAAGGAATCAATCAATGTTTCtattatggttagcatgttgtcaccaaagtgatcttgcTGAGAAAAGTTGTAAACTTTGATTGAAATATAATCTGGCAAAGAATAATAACAGAatggttatttgaatattatgggtAGTCCAAAGAtgcaccaactttcaaataatcattgaTTTAATCAGGATAATTGAAGAATGATAGTGAGATTGGGATGCCTGTCCAAAGGTGACagaccaatcaaactttataaaTGTGATCAATTGTGCCTAGATGAATGAAAATTACCAGTAAGTGTAAGGATTAGTATgttgcataagttgatccaaagattgaatgcaatttactaatgaaatgttctaaactcaaagcattaatgtagtGAGCATTTTGTGTTATTGCAGTGTCTGTTTCTATTTCATTGCATTCGCTGGCTTCTTCTGTTCCGATCTGCAATGGGACAAATTTCTCTAACTGGAATGAGCAAATTtagtttcaccttggtgttctgGATCTGGACTTAGTTCTGCGAATGGATAAATCGGCTGCTATTGCTGAAACTAGCAGTTCAGAATAGTGAGCTTTGTATAAGTCATGGGAAAGGTTGAACAGATTAAGTATGATGTTTATGCGAATGTTTATAGCagataatattaaatcaacactcccTCAACTATATAACgcaaaggaatatcttaaggTAGTGGAGGATAGATTTCATTCAGCTGATAAGTCCATTGCAGGAAGGTTGATGGTTGAATTGACCACAATGAAATTTGATGGGAGCAaaggaatgaatgaacatgtcctagaaatgactAATCTGGCTTCTAGACTTAATACTTtgggaatgaatgttaatgaaagtttCCTTGTTCAATTTATTTTGAACTATTTGCCTCCTCAGTGTGGGCCTTTTCAGATTTATTAtaacacaattaaagaaaaatagaatatgAATGAATTGGCAAACATGTTAgttcaagaagaggcaagactCAAACAATAAGGACAACATTCAGTAAATGTCATGAATTATGCAGctggaagtaaaggaaaaaaaacaatGAAAGGTTTAAAGAGAGATCCATTGAAGGTGGCGAGAGATTCGTATGGTGGTGAGGCTCGCAAGAAGGAACATTATGGTCCTAAGTGTTACTTTTGTCGtggctatgggcatttaaagaaaaattgcccGAAACGTAAAGCAtggttcgaaaagaaaggtaagcttttggcttatgtatgtttcgaatcaaacatgacacaagttccttctaacacttggtggattgactctggttctactgttcatgtttccaattCGATGTAGGGATACCTTTCAATCCAGAGCGTAAAGGAAAATGAACATATGATAATCttggggaatggaaatcaagtgcCTGCTATGGGTGTTGGAACTGTTCGGTTGTATCTTGAATCAGGTTATTGTTTAGACTTGTTTGATAGTTTGTATGTTCCAAATATTTTTAGGGACTTAATTTCCATGTCCAAATTAGATAATGGCGGTTATGGTTTTTATTTTAAACATAAAGGTTTTCGTCTTATGAAAGGTGACTTATGTGTTGGCTCTAGTATTTTGTAtgaggggttgtataaatttCATCTTAATGAAAAGTTTGCTGAAACACTCCTCACTCTACATCATAATATTGGAACTAAACGTAGTAGAATAAATGAGAATTCCTCTTTCTTGAGGCATAAAGGACTAGGCCATATATCCAGGGAAATAATGGAGAGATTGGTAAAGGATGGGGTTCTCACAAACCTTGATTTTACTGATTTCGATGTATGTATtaattgcattaaaggaaagcaaactaaacatacaaagaaaTGAGCCACAAGAAGTAAGAATTTACTGGAAATTGTTTATACTGATGTATGTGGGCCTTTTGACTCACCATCTTTAGGaggagaaaagtattttatcacctttattgatgatttttcacggtATGActatatctatttgttgcatgaaaagtctcagGCAATAGATGCTTTAAAGACATATGTTGCTGAAGTGGAGCGGCAATTAAATAGGAAAGTGAAAATCATTAGATCTGAcagaggtggtgagtattatggtaggtatgatgaCATAAAACAATGTCTAGACCAATTTCTAAATTCCTAGAACAacatggtatttgtgctcaatacacaatgcCTGGTACGCCTTAGTAGAATGGCGTGGCTAAAAGGCAGAATCATACTTTTAtagaaatggttaggagtatgttgagTAATTCCTCAGTACCCATTTTATTATAGATGGAATCCCTTAAAACAACAGTGTATGTGTTAAAtcgggttcctagtaaggcaATTCAAAAAACTCCGTTTGAACTGTGGATGAGAAGGAAACCGAGTTTAAGAcactttcatgtttggggttgtccagCAAAGATTAGAGTTTATAATCCAAATGAATGGAAATTGGATTCAAGGACTGTGAGTGGGTATTTTATTGGATACccagaaaagtctaaaggttataGGTTTTACTGTCCTAATCATAATATAAGAATAGTTGAATCTGGTAATGTAAAGTTCCTTGAAAATTGTGAAATCAGTGGGAGTGATATATCACGaaatgtggtcattaaagaaattcagGTTCCTATACCGATATCTAGATCTTTAACAGACATTGTTGTTCCTTTAGTTGTTGAAAGGCATGATAACACTTAACAACAATATAATGATGTATCACTTCataatgaaaatgt
Coding sequences within:
- the LOC131143994 gene encoding WRKY transcription factor 72B-like, with product MEIKPTDSSSSISIHKSQEDEIKLTKAKVGEAREENERLKMMLGQVMKEYRSLHMHLFDINAKKNQVKKKPTQHDHQQHHEEQDQLVSLSLGRVITTPDATDLKDEKKINGNSVKDEEEKELNNGASGEPKEEEENIAEIWPRRKILNAMRRSGGDDEKDLQQTHLKKARVSVRARCGTQTMNDGGQWRKYGQKVAKGNPCPRAYYRCTLSPSCPVRKQVQRCTEDMSILIATYEGTHNHPLPTLATAMAATTSAAASMLHSAASISDGWRGALSHWLWLKLSEDKISTTTPPPLPPTPSFSTTLSQNPLSSQFAPLYFPNPATIPAHSHSHPTITLDLTSTPSTSFFPSISLSSTSSTLQTPWAPYQHQHYPTTCRRLSYTKRPPNLGKQPLHEPSEYMPKKELRVSPSQHSLAEAIEAASQEIARNQSFRSALAEALTSVVGKGDRRAHDQEHALGKDVRLGFASTYLNSASSSSSSLTSQGQGSLVLFPPSLPLSKAEGDSELRTDDAYNV